Proteins co-encoded in one uncultured Draconibacterium sp. genomic window:
- a CDS encoding DUF6340 family protein: MNIFKQTNYILLVSIVLLSYACSSTKRIMVEFPQKPKNEIPQDIQSLLLVNRTVDNNYNDLPTDSLQKIFYQKDFNLDTTIYDLTAVDTSLKALGELLFESGRFDYVIPENRFLKAPQNAFFSNSMSWKEVKELCDLYQTDAVLSMDLFKTRVVTELSKESVFDPNEGIFRTAIGAKMVIVYDALFRIYDPLQEKILAREVFQDTLLWEDYALSIRNLFVDFTPVKQALTETGIAVALDFSETISPRWQSEYRIIFDKGSAALKQTATLTDNGDWTTATEAWQKIANESESKSEKSKALFNLATACEIQGDIDGAIQYALQSYKTSYHPITYQYLELLKDKKKQPKNNPK; this comes from the coding sequence ATGAACATATTTAAACAAACAAATTACATTCTACTCGTTAGCATTGTCCTACTGTCGTATGCTTGTAGCTCTACTAAGCGTATTATGGTTGAATTTCCGCAAAAGCCAAAAAACGAAATTCCGCAGGATATTCAGAGCCTGCTTTTGGTTAACCGCACTGTTGACAACAACTACAATGATCTGCCCACTGATTCGCTTCAAAAGATATTTTACCAGAAAGATTTTAACCTCGATACTACCATATACGATCTCACTGCGGTAGATACTTCGTTAAAAGCTTTGGGCGAATTGCTTTTCGAATCTGGCAGGTTTGACTACGTAATTCCAGAAAACCGTTTTCTGAAAGCCCCCCAAAATGCATTCTTTTCCAATTCTATGAGCTGGAAGGAGGTAAAGGAACTTTGCGACCTTTACCAAACCGATGCTGTTCTGTCAATGGATCTGTTTAAAACACGAGTTGTAACCGAACTTTCTAAAGAATCAGTTTTCGATCCGAATGAGGGAATTTTCAGAACGGCTATTGGTGCAAAAATGGTTATTGTTTACGATGCCCTGTTTCGCATTTACGATCCTCTGCAGGAAAAAATTCTGGCACGTGAAGTATTTCAGGACACCCTGCTTTGGGAAGACTATGCACTTAGCATAAGAAATTTGTTCGTAGATTTTACGCCCGTAAAACAGGCGCTTACAGAAACAGGAATTGCAGTGGCACTCGATTTCTCGGAAACAATAAGCCCCCGCTGGCAAAGTGAATACCGGATAATTTTTGATAAAGGAAGTGCTGCTTTAAAACAAACTGCCACACTTACCGATAACGGAGATTGGACAACAGCAACAGAAGCATGGCAGAAAATTGCCAATGAATCGGAATCGAAAAGCGAAAAAAGCAAAGCATTATTTAATCTCGCTACCGCCTGCGAAATACAGGGAGATATCGACGGTGCAATTCAGTACGCTCTTCAGTCGTACAAAACATCCTATCATCCCATTACCTATCAGTACCTCGAATTGCTTAAAGACAAGAAAAAACAACCGAAAAACAACCCGAAATGA